One region of Oryza glaberrima chromosome 7, OglaRS2, whole genome shotgun sequence genomic DNA includes:
- the LOC127780790 gene encoding uncharacterized protein At4g15970-like, with product MTKSATSLLLGAALATVFFLLYTSVCRDLGDGPPKSSPPRWAQEQGTAAVTPATRVAAAEQGTVRPARQEEEVVAPREEKQTKDEAASRSGHGGGAVEQQQNQQRIVMPTSQQKETPSSPPQRQQQDLGELLRRAATPDKTVLMTAINEAWAAPGSFLDLFLESFRHGEGTEHLVRHLLVVAMDGRAFERCNAVHQFCYWFRVDGMDFAAEQSYMKGDYLEMMWRRNRFQQTILELGFSFLFTDVDILWFRSPFPHLSPDAQVVMSSDFFVGDPTSPGNYPNGGLLYVRSSASTVRFYEHWQSSRARFPGKHEQFVFDRIVKEGVPPHVGATVRFLDTGHFGGFCQHGKDLGRVVTMHANCCVGLQNKLFDLRNVLEDWKTYKERVAAGNMDYFSWRVPGRCIH from the exons ATGACGAAGTCGGCCACCTCGCTCCTGCTCGGCGCGGCCCTCGCCACGGTCTTCTTCCTGCTCTACACCTCCGTCTGCCGCGACCTCGGCGACGGGCCTCCGaaatcctcgccgccgcgctgggcgcaggagcaggggaccgccgccgtcacgccgGCCAcgagggtcgccgccgccgagcagggGACCGTCCGCCCGGCGAGGCAAGAAGAGGAAGTGGTTGCTCCTAGAGAGGAGAAGCAGACCAAGGACGAAGCGGCTTCGCgcagcggccatggcggcggcgcggtagaGCAGCAGCAAAACCAGCAAAGGATCGTGATGCCCACAAGCCAACAG AAGGagacgccatcgtcgccgccccagcggcagcagcaggaccTGGGCGAGctgctccggcgagcggcgacgcCGGACAAGACGGTGCTGATGACGGCGATCAACGAGGCGTGGGCGGCTCCGGGGTCGTTCCTGGACCTGTTCCTGGAGAGCTTCCGGCACGGCGAGGGCACGGAGCACCTTGTGCGGCACCTGCTGGTGGTGGCCATGGACGGGAGGGCGTTCGAGCGGTGCAATGCCGTCCACCAATTCTGCTACTGGTTCAGGGTCGACGGGATGGACTTCGCCGCCGAGCAGTCGTACATGAAGGGCGACTACCTGGAGATGATGTGGAGGAGGAACAGGTTCCAGCAGACCATCCTCGAGCTCGGCTTCAGCTTCCTCTTCACG GACGTGGACATCCTGTGGTTTCGGAGCCCCTTCCCGCACCTATCCCCGGATGCACAGGTGGTGATGTCCTCCGACTTCTTCGTCGGCGACCCAACCTCACCAGGGAACTACCCCAACGGCGGCCTCCTGTACGTCAGATCCAGCGCCAGCACCGTCAGGTTCTACGAGCACTGGCAGTCGTCGCGGGCGCGGTTCCCGGGGAAGCACGAGCAGTTCGTGTTCGACCGGATCGTCAAGGAAGGCGTGCCGCCGCACGTCGGCGCCACGGTGCGGTTCCTCGACACGGGCCACTTCGGCGGGTTCTGCCAGCACGGCAAGGACCTCGGCAGGGTTGTCACCATGCACGCCAACTGCTGCGTTGGGCTGCAGAACAAGCTCTTCGATCTGAGGAATGTGCTCGAGGATTGGAAGACGTATAAGGAAAGGGTTGCTGCCGGGAACATGGACTACTTCTCATGGAGGGTGCCAGGGAGGTGCATACATTGA
- the LOC127778392 gene encoding S-adenosylmethionine carrier 1, chloroplastic/mitochondrial-like: protein MGEGGDGRSFNFLQVLFEGVIAGGAAGVVVETALYPIDTIKTRLQAAKGGSKIQWKGLYAGLGGNIAGVLPASAIFIGVYEPTKRKLLEMFPENLSAVAHLTAGAIGGAASSLIRVPTEVVKQRMQMSQFKTAPDAVRLIIRKEGIKGLYAGYGSFLLRDLPFDAIQFCIYEQLRIGYKLAAKRDLKDRENALIGAFAGAITGAITTPLDVLKTRLMVQGQAKQYRGIISCAQTILREEGAGAFLKGIEPRILWIGIGGSIFFGVLEKTKSILAERNSRKVRKL, encoded by the exons ATGGGAGAAGGCGGAGATGGGAGGTCCTTCAATTTTCTTCAAGTTCTGTTTG AGGGTGTAATAGCTGGAGGTGCTGCCGGTGTTGTTGTTGAGACAGCTCTGTATCCTATTGATACAATAAAAACCAGGCTTCAG GCTGCAAAAGGTGGAAGTAAAATTCAATGGAAAGGCTTGTATGCTGGGTTAGGTGGAAATATTGCTGGTGTTCTCCC GGCTTCTGCAATCTTTATAGGAGTGTATGAaccaaccaaaagaaaactgctAGAAATGTTTCCTGAAAACTTGAGTGCCGTGGCTCATTTG ACTGCAGGGGCAATTGGAGGTGCTGCATCTTCTCTTATTCGTGTTCCCACAGAG GTGGTTAAACAAAGGATGCAAATGAGCCAATTCAAGACTGCACCTGATGCTGTTCGCCTTATCATCCGTAAAGAAGGAATCAAAGGTCTTTATGCT GGCTATGGTTCCTTTCTGTTGCGAGATCTACCATTTGATGCTATTCAATTTTGCATATATGAGCAACTTCGAATAGGCTATAAACTGGCG GCAAAGCGAGACTTGAAAGACAGAGAGAATGCACTTATTGGTGCTTTCGCTG GCGCAATTACTGGGGCTATAACAACACCCCTTGATGTTTTGAAGACAAGATTGATGGTTCAG GGACAAGCAAAGCAATATAGGGGAATCATAAGCTGTGCTCAAACAATTCTACGAGAGGAAGGTGCTGGTGCTTTTTTGAAG GGTATTGAGCCAAGGATATTATGGATTGGCATTGGTGGATCCATCTTCTTTGGTGTTCTGGAGAAAACGAAGTCAATTCTAGCTGAGAGGAACAGCCGTAAAGTACGAAAACTATGA
- the LOC127780858 gene encoding UPF0235 protein At5g63440, producing MPKRTTHTYSSEDALPEGPESDLFVYYCKHCASHVLITDTQLQKMPKRKTDRAHVLDKKKHLSRLNVKEAGKVLLKRGEGKLEKQFRMSCLGCGLFVCYRSEEELELAPFIYVVDGALSSVAAETNPHDAPVPPCITQLEGGLVQVAIEVEDRAQRSAITRVNADDVRVTVAAPAARGEANNELLEFMGKVLGLRLSQMTLQRGWNNKSKLLIVEDLSARQVYEKLLEAVQP from the exons ATGCCGAAGCGGACGACGCACACGTACTCCAGCGAGGACGCCCTGCCCGAGGGGCCCGAGTCCGACCTCTTCGTCTACTACTGCAAGCACTGCGCCTCCCACGTCCTCATCACCG ATACCCAATTGCAGAAAATGCCAAAGAGGAAGACTGACAGAGCACATGTACTTGACAAGAAAAAACATCTCTCAAGGCTAAATGTGAAGGAGGCAGGAAAGGTCCTGTTGAAACG GGGAGAAGGGAAGCTTGAAAAGCAGTTCCGTATGAGTTGTTTGGGATGCGGCCTTTTCGTTTGTTACCGATCAGAAGAGGAGTTGGAGCTAGCTCCATTCATATATGTTGTTGATGGAGCACTAAGCTCAGTGGCGGCTGAAACAAATCCACAT GATGCACCTGTACCACCTTGCATCACACAATTGGAAGGTGGCCTTGTCCAAGTAGCCATTGAGGTTGAAGACCGGGCACAACGGTCAGCAATAACAA GAGTGAATGCTGATGATGTTCGAGTAACAgttgctgctcctgctgctcgaGGGGAAGCAAACAACGAACTACTAGAGTTCATGGGCAAG GTTCTTGGCTTAAGACTCAGTCAGATGACCCTTCAAAGAGGATGGAATAATAAGTCGAAGCTTCTGATT GTTGAAGATTTGTCAGCACGGCAAGTGTATGAGAAGCTCCTAGAAGCTGTCCAGCCTTAA